In Kineococcus sp. NBC_00420, a single genomic region encodes these proteins:
- a CDS encoding alkaline phosphatase family protein — protein sequence MLLPAPGYGRDTLADLLPAVARALRLPDFADASPDLLLPGAQRVCLVLIDGMGDLALQSRSGHAPTMRRWRADGLHRTLTAGFPTTTATSMGLLGTGLAPGGHGLVGYEVLDPDRDVLLNELQWDSAVDPRRWQPHTTVFQQVVAGGVDVVRVAPPHFDGSGLTEAALRGGRFVGTPERLEARVDAAVAAVRSAPRQLTYLYWGKLDHTGHGSGVESGEWTAELERVDEALGHLARRLPKGTLLLVTADHGMVDVAPPDRLDLAAEPELLRGVRHAGGEPRTVQLYTEPGAAQQVAQTWQARFGGSAEVVLREQAIAAGWFGPVEERVAGRIGDVLAVMREPIAVVNSARMRPETLRLVGQHGALSDLERLVPLFSVFC from the coding sequence GTGCTGCTCCCCGCCCCCGGCTACGGTCGCGACACCCTCGCCGACCTCCTCCCCGCGGTCGCCCGGGCCCTGCGGCTGCCGGACTTCGCCGACGCCTCACCCGACCTGCTCCTCCCCGGGGCGCAACGGGTCTGCCTCGTCCTGATCGACGGGATGGGCGACCTCGCCCTGCAGAGCCGGTCCGGGCACGCGCCGACGATGCGCCGCTGGCGCGCCGACGGCCTGCACCGCACCCTCACCGCCGGGTTCCCGACGACGACGGCGACCAGCATGGGTCTGCTCGGCACCGGTCTCGCCCCCGGCGGGCACGGTCTCGTCGGCTACGAGGTCCTGGACCCCGACCGGGACGTGCTGCTCAACGAACTCCAGTGGGACAGCGCGGTGGACCCGCGCCGTTGGCAACCGCACACCACGGTCTTCCAGCAGGTCGTCGCCGGCGGGGTCGACGTCGTCCGCGTGGCCCCTCCGCACTTCGACGGTTCGGGGTTGACCGAGGCCGCCCTGCGCGGCGGACGCTTCGTCGGGACCCCGGAACGCCTCGAGGCCCGCGTCGACGCTGCCGTCGCCGCGGTCCGCTCGGCCCCGCGCCAGCTGACCTACCTCTACTGGGGGAAGCTCGACCACACCGGTCACGGCTCCGGCGTGGAGTCGGGGGAGTGGACGGCGGAACTCGAACGCGTCGACGAGGCCCTGGGACACCTGGCCCGCCGGTTGCCGAAGGGGACCCTGCTGCTCGTCACCGCCGATCACGGCATGGTCGACGTCGCGCCGCCGGACCGTCTCGACCTCGCCGCCGAACCGGAACTCCTGCGGGGTGTGCGACACGCCGGCGGAGAACCCCGGACCGTCCAGCTCTACACCGAACCCGGTGCGGCGCAGCAGGTCGCGCAGACCTGGCAGGCCCGGTTCGGGGGTTCCGCCGAGGTCGTGCTGCGCGAGCAGGCGATCGCCGCCGGCTGGTTCGGCCCCGTCGAGGAACGCGTCGCCGGGCGCATCGGCGACGTCCTCGCCGTCATGCGCGAACCGATCGCCGTCGTGAACTCCGCCCGGATGCGGCCCGAGACCCTGCGCCTGGTCGGACAGCACGGGGCGCTCTCCGACCTGGAACGCCTCGTGCCGCTGTTCAGCGTCTTCTGCTGA
- a CDS encoding bifunctional acetate--CoA ligase family protein/GNAT family N-acetyltransferase: protein MPLPPVGYPTRWEADVALRDGGTAHVRPIRPDDADLVADFHVRQSDESRYFRFFAPMPRLSRRDLARFTQVDHVDRVALVATVGDDIVGIARFDAAPVRPGKPRSAEVAFNISDAHQGRGLGSVLLEHLAAAARERGIRRFTADVLPQNAKMIGVFREAGFEVRQGYSDGVLEVSFDIDPTQRSLDVMRAREQRAESRSVTALLSPSSVVVIGARRTPGTVGHRLLADLVTGGFTGAIHAVNPAAVGETLLGIPLLASVRDIADPIDLAVIAVLPAAVIEAVNDCAAAGVRGIVVVSSGFAETGPEGAELQRELVRIARANGMRVIGPNSFGVVNTDPAVRLNASLAEDVPRAGRFGLFSQSGALAVTVLSSAQRRGLGISTFVSAGNRADVSGNDLMQFWHDDDATAAVGLYLESVGNPRKFSRVARGLARRKPVIVVKSGASGFGVPPGHAVRASQVPFEVVDSMLRQAGVIRVENVHQLFDVAQVAVEQPLPAGSRIAIVGNSDALGTLAADACVSWGLQVVHGPTAVHPEAGAEEFTAALRAAFADPEVDAVVASWVPPTATVDATVAVAVARTAGEGGKTCVTCFLGTRSVSATLLGVDAGAPDLPDVPTVPSFPTPEDAVRALAAVVRYAHWRRKDRGRPVAPEGVDLALARTLVEDALREHPGGTNLSRDARAAVLEAIGVPLLPRAEVDGVEEAVAAAERFGWPVALKTVGEELSGRQDLRGVRLGLSTPDALRDAVGEMRDVFGDGARTLAVQPMAPLGVPCLVRSDEDPLFGPVLSFGIEGDPLDLMGDIAYRIPPLTDVDVSDLVRSVRAAPKLFGHRGSPLLDVDALQDVIARVAVVADALPEIAELRLSPVLVAERGVSVLDAVVRVAAPQGRADPDRRTLPL from the coding sequence ATGCCGCTGCCGCCTGTGGGTTACCCGACCCGGTGGGAGGCCGACGTGGCCCTGCGGGACGGCGGTACGGCGCACGTGCGCCCCATCCGGCCGGACGACGCCGACCTGGTGGCCGACTTCCACGTCCGCCAGTCCGACGAGTCCCGCTACTTCCGCTTCTTCGCCCCGATGCCGCGCCTCTCGCGTCGTGACCTCGCCCGCTTCACCCAGGTCGACCACGTCGACCGGGTCGCGCTGGTGGCGACCGTCGGCGACGACATCGTCGGCATCGCCCGCTTCGACGCGGCCCCCGTGCGACCCGGCAAGCCCCGCTCGGCCGAGGTCGCCTTCAACATCTCCGACGCCCACCAGGGCCGCGGGCTCGGCTCGGTCCTGCTGGAGCACCTGGCCGCCGCGGCCCGCGAGCGCGGGATCCGCCGGTTCACGGCCGACGTCCTGCCGCAGAACGCGAAGATGATCGGGGTCTTCCGCGAGGCCGGGTTCGAGGTGCGCCAGGGCTACTCCGACGGCGTCCTGGAGGTCTCCTTCGACATCGACCCGACCCAGCGCTCCCTCGACGTCATGCGGGCCCGCGAGCAACGCGCGGAGTCGCGCAGCGTCACGGCGCTGCTCTCCCCGTCCTCGGTCGTGGTGATCGGGGCCCGGCGCACCCCCGGCACGGTGGGACACCGGTTGCTGGCCGACCTCGTGACCGGTGGGTTCACCGGCGCGATCCACGCCGTCAACCCCGCCGCGGTGGGGGAGACGCTGCTGGGGATCCCGCTGCTCGCCTCCGTCCGCGACATCGCCGACCCCATCGACCTCGCCGTCATCGCCGTCCTGCCCGCCGCCGTCATCGAAGCCGTCAACGACTGCGCCGCAGCGGGTGTGCGTGGCATCGTCGTGGTGTCGTCGGGTTTCGCCGAGACCGGCCCCGAGGGGGCGGAACTGCAGCGGGAACTCGTCCGCATCGCCCGGGCGAACGGCATGCGCGTCATCGGACCGAACTCCTTCGGCGTCGTGAACACCGATCCGGCGGTCCGGCTGAACGCCTCCCTGGCCGAGGACGTGCCCCGGGCGGGGCGGTTCGGGCTGTTCAGCCAGTCGGGTGCGCTCGCCGTGACCGTCCTCAGCTCCGCGCAACGCCGGGGGCTGGGCATCTCGACCTTCGTCTCGGCGGGCAACCGGGCCGACGTGTCCGGCAACGACCTCATGCAGTTCTGGCACGACGACGACGCGACGGCGGCCGTCGGCCTCTACCTGGAGAGCGTCGGGAACCCGCGCAAGTTCAGCCGGGTCGCGCGCGGGCTCGCCCGGCGCAAACCCGTCATCGTCGTGAAGTCCGGCGCGTCGGGGTTCGGCGTGCCGCCCGGGCACGCCGTGCGGGCCTCGCAGGTGCCCTTCGAGGTCGTCGACTCGATGCTGCGCCAGGCCGGGGTCATCCGCGTCGAGAACGTCCACCAGCTCTTCGACGTCGCCCAGGTCGCCGTCGAGCAGCCCCTGCCCGCGGGGTCGCGGATCGCCATCGTCGGCAACTCCGACGCCCTGGGGACCCTGGCCGCCGACGCCTGCGTCAGCTGGGGCCTGCAGGTCGTGCACGGCCCCACGGCCGTCCACCCCGAGGCCGGCGCCGAGGAGTTCACGGCCGCCCTGCGGGCCGCCTTCGCCGATCCGGAGGTCGACGCCGTCGTCGCCAGCTGGGTCCCCCCGACGGCGACCGTCGACGCGACCGTCGCCGTCGCCGTCGCCCGCACCGCCGGTGAGGGGGGCAAGACCTGCGTGACGTGCTTCCTCGGTACCCGCTCGGTGTCCGCGACCCTCCTCGGGGTCGACGCGGGCGCCCCCGACCTGCCCGACGTCCCCACCGTCCCCAGCTTCCCGACCCCCGAGGACGCCGTCCGCGCGCTGGCGGCCGTCGTCCGCTACGCGCACTGGCGGCGCAAGGACCGCGGCCGGCCGGTGGCCCCCGAGGGCGTCGACCTCGCCCTGGCCCGGACCCTCGTCGAGGACGCCCTGCGCGAGCACCCCGGGGGGACGAACCTGAGCCGCGACGCACGGGCCGCGGTGCTGGAGGCGATCGGGGTCCCGCTGCTGCCCCGGGCCGAGGTCGACGGCGTCGAGGAGGCCGTGGCGGCCGCGGAACGCTTCGGTTGGCCCGTGGCCCTCAAGACCGTCGGCGAGGAGCTGTCGGGGCGCCAGGACCTGCGCGGGGTGCGCCTGGGGCTCTCCACCCCGGACGCGCTGCGGGACGCGGTGGGGGAGATGCGCGACGTCTTCGGCGACGGGGCCCGCACGCTGGCCGTCCAGCCGATGGCCCCCCTCGGGGTGCCCTGCCTGGTCCGCAGCGACGAGGACCCGCTGTTCGGCCCGGTGCTGTCCTTCGGGATCGAGGGCGATCCGCTGGACCTCATGGGGGACATCGCCTACCGCATCCCGCCGCTCACCGACGTGGACGTCTCCGACCTGGTCCGCTCCGTCCGGGCCGCGCCCAAGCTGTTCGGGCACCGCGGCTCCCCGCTGCTGGACGTCGACGCGCTGCAGGACGTCATCGCCCGCGTCGCGGTCGTCGCCGACGCGTTGCCGGAGATCGCGGAACTCCGCCTGTCGCCGGTGCTCGTCGCCGAGCGGGGGGTGAGCGTCCTGGACGCCGTCGTGCGGGTCGCCGCGCCCCAGGGCCGGGCCGACCCCGACCGGCGGACCCTGCCGCTGTGA
- a CDS encoding DUF4193 domain-containing protein, translated as MATDYDAPRKNDDEPEDSIEELKARRTDKSSGTVDEDETEAAEGFELPGADLSNEELSVRVLPRQQDEFTCTSCFLVVHRSQLHNAPDGRIICNDCAA; from the coding sequence ATGGCGACCGACTACGACGCACCGCGCAAGAACGACGACGAGCCCGAGGACTCCATCGAGGAGCTGAAGGCCCGGCGGACGGACAAGAGCTCGGGCACGGTCGACGAGGACGAGACGGAAGCGGCCGAGGGCTTCGAGCTGCCCGGCGCCGACCTCTCCAACGAAGAGCTGTCGGTGCGGGTCCTCCCGCGTCAGCAGGACGAGTTCACGTGCACCAGCTGCTTCCTGGTGGTGCACCGCAGCCAGCTGCACAACGCGCCCGACGGGCGCATCATCTGCAACGACTGCGCCGCCTGA
- a CDS encoding nitroreductase family protein: MEFWEVLARRRMVRRYDGAPVAEEVLRRALSAALRAPSAGNSQGRDLLVLRSAADRELFWARTAQPGPADGWLTGMRTAPVVVVLLADPDAYARRYAAPDKPGPDRDAAHWEVSWPDVDTGMSGLLVLLAAVEEGLGACLFGVPTAAHAAVREAFGVPAERRVVAALTLGHPAADEASRPSRAHRRTLADTVHDGRFDAPWGG; encoded by the coding sequence GTGGAGTTCTGGGAGGTCCTGGCCCGACGTCGGATGGTGCGCCGCTACGACGGTGCCCCGGTGGCGGAGGAGGTGCTGCGGCGTGCGCTGAGCGCGGCGCTGCGGGCCCCGAGCGCGGGCAACAGCCAGGGCCGCGACCTGCTGGTCCTGCGCAGCGCGGCCGACCGCGAGCTGTTCTGGGCGCGCACGGCGCAGCCCGGTCCGGCCGACGGGTGGCTGACCGGCATGCGCACCGCACCCGTCGTGGTCGTCCTGCTCGCCGACCCCGACGCCTACGCCCGCCGCTACGCCGCGCCGGACAAGCCGGGGCCCGACCGGGACGCGGCGCACTGGGAGGTGTCCTGGCCGGACGTCGACACCGGGATGTCGGGGTTGCTGGTGCTGCTCGCGGCGGTCGAGGAGGGACTGGGCGCCTGCCTGTTCGGGGTCCCCACGGCCGCGCACGCCGCCGTGCGGGAGGCCTTCGGGGTGCCTGCGGAGCGCCGCGTCGTCGCCGCGCTGACCCTGGGCCACCCCGCCGCCGACGAGGCCTCGCGCCCCTCGCGGGCGCACCGGCGGACCCTCGCCGACACCGTCCACGACGGCCGCTTCGACGCGCCCTGGGGCGGCTAG
- a CDS encoding DUF3093 domain-containing protein — MQSVTQETGWDGRERWWPAFTSWLTWLPAIFGGAFIALPIWGPRGALVGAVVGALLGVGVLLSLSWSTSLTDTEFRVGRARLPLAVVEQVDVIAKGERRAALGPGLDARAHLAIRSWIPTAVRIHLADPTDPTPYWVVSTRQPQRLAAEIRRRSRCR, encoded by the coding sequence GTGCAGAGCGTGACGCAGGAGACGGGGTGGGACGGCCGCGAACGGTGGTGGCCAGCCTTCACGAGCTGGTTGACGTGGTTGCCGGCCATCTTCGGGGGTGCCTTCATCGCGTTGCCGATCTGGGGCCCCAGAGGCGCCCTGGTGGGCGCGGTGGTGGGGGCGCTGCTCGGCGTCGGGGTGCTGTTGAGCCTGTCCTGGTCGACGAGCCTAACCGACACGGAGTTCCGCGTCGGACGGGCCCGACTGCCGCTCGCCGTCGTCGAGCAGGTCGACGTCATCGCGAAGGGTGAGCGGCGAGCCGCGCTGGGGCCCGGGCTGGACGCCCGGGCCCACCTCGCGATCCGTTCCTGGATCCCCACCGCGGTGCGGATCCACCTGGCCGACCCGACCGATCCCACCCCCTACTGGGTGGTCTCGACGCGTCAGCCGCAGCGGCTGGCCGCCGAGATCAGGCGGCGCAGTCGTTGCAGATGA
- a CDS encoding inositol monophosphatase family protein: MSRPAPDVAQLREIAVTVALAAGELISAGRPDRVEVAATKSSPTDVVTAMDTASEQLLRTELARLRPEDAFLGEEGGFEPGRSGLTWVVDPIDGTVNYLYGLRAYAVSVAVVLDEESPERPDPATWTVLAGAVVDPSQAETWTAARGLGATLTDSRGTRRLTTSAGPRLGQALVATGFGYDAGRRAEQAAVVARLLPRVRDLRRVGTASLDLCSVAAGRVDAYYERGLNPWDFAAGLLVATEAGAVVTDFDGAPAGSHGLLAAGSDLHEHLRQALGNDEA; the protein is encoded by the coding sequence GTGAGCCGCCCCGCACCCGACGTCGCGCAGCTGCGCGAGATCGCCGTCACGGTCGCCCTGGCCGCGGGGGAGCTGATCTCCGCGGGGCGTCCGGACCGGGTCGAGGTCGCCGCGACGAAGTCGAGCCCCACCGACGTGGTCACGGCCATGGACACCGCCTCCGAGCAGCTGCTGCGGACCGAGCTCGCCCGGCTGCGCCCCGAGGACGCCTTCCTCGGCGAGGAGGGCGGCTTCGAGCCCGGGCGCAGCGGGCTGACGTGGGTCGTCGACCCGATCGACGGCACCGTCAACTACCTCTACGGCCTACGGGCCTACGCGGTGAGCGTCGCGGTCGTCCTCGACGAGGAATCACCCGAACGGCCCGACCCGGCGACGTGGACGGTGCTGGCCGGAGCCGTCGTCGACCCCTCCCAGGCGGAGACCTGGACGGCGGCCCGGGGCCTGGGGGCGACGTTGACCGACAGCCGGGGAACGCGGCGCCTCACCACCTCCGCCGGACCCCGGCTCGGCCAGGCGCTGGTCGCCACGGGCTTCGGCTACGACGCCGGGCGCCGGGCCGAGCAGGCGGCGGTGGTGGCGCGGCTGCTTCCCCGGGTCCGGGACCTGCGGCGCGTCGGGACGGCCTCGCTCGACCTGTGCTCGGTGGCCGCGGGGCGGGTCGACGCCTACTACGAGCGGGGGCTCAACCCCTGGGACTTCGCGGCAGGGCTCCTGGTGGCCACCGAGGCCGGAGCCGTCGTGACGGACTTCGACGGGGCGCCGGCCGGCTCCCACGGACTGCTCGCTGCAGGCTCTGACCTGCACGAACACCTGCGGCAGGCCCTCGGGAACGACGAAGCCTGA
- the dut gene encoding dUTP diphosphatase: MLTVPEALPTYAHPGDAGADLTTRVDVVVGPGERVTVPTGVSIALPEGYAAFVVPRSGLAAKRGLTTLNAPGTVDAGYRGEIRVTLHNTDLREAVELHAGDRIAQLVVQRVERVRFVPAAQLPESVRGAGGHGSTGGSDALQTTPTSSPSREERP, from the coding sequence GTGCTCACCGTCCCCGAGGCCCTGCCGACCTACGCCCACCCGGGCGACGCCGGGGCGGACCTCACCACGCGCGTCGACGTCGTCGTCGGGCCGGGGGAGCGGGTCACCGTCCCGACCGGCGTCTCCATCGCCCTCCCCGAGGGCTACGCCGCCTTCGTGGTCCCCCGCTCCGGACTCGCCGCCAAGCGTGGTCTCACCACGCTCAACGCGCCGGGCACCGTCGACGCCGGGTACCGCGGCGAGATCCGCGTCACGCTGCACAACACCGACCTGCGCGAGGCCGTCGAGCTGCACGCGGGTGACCGCATCGCCCAGCTCGTCGTCCAGCGGGTCGAGCGGGTGCGCTTCGTCCCCGCCGCGCAGTTGCCGGAATCCGTGCGCGGCGCCGGTGGCCACGGCTCGACCGGCGGCAGCGACGCTCTTCAGACCACCCCGACCAGCAGCCCGTCCCGCGAGGAGCGACCGTGA
- a CDS encoding ferrochelatase, translated as MSDATPYDALLLLSFGGPEGPDDVMPFLENVTRGRGIPRERLAAVAEHYLHFGGRSPINDQNKELLTQLRVELDARGLGGLPLLWGNRNWEPYVTDVLREAHEAGARKVLTVFTSAYSSYSSCRQYREDLGKSLQALAEEGRELEVDKIRHYFNHPAFTGVNAQAVADALEDLPAETRTGARVVFVTHSIPDAMNDVSGPPAAGGGAYVRQHEAVAAEVARQASLRAGHDLPWDLVYCSRSGPPTQPWLEPDVNDHLRALHADGVPGVVVAPIGFVSDHMEVKFDLDTEAAETAEEIGLPFSRAATVGAHAQFVAGLVDLVEERAEEARGGHPARPTSGALGASHTVCPVDCCRNLRAALPAATGEDFRAPVVAHG; from the coding sequence GTGAGTGACGCGACCCCGTACGACGCCCTCCTGCTCCTCTCCTTCGGTGGACCCGAGGGCCCCGACGACGTGATGCCGTTCCTGGAGAACGTCACCCGCGGCCGCGGCATCCCGCGCGAACGTCTGGCCGCCGTCGCCGAGCACTACCTGCACTTCGGCGGGCGCAGCCCGATCAACGACCAGAACAAGGAACTGCTGACCCAGTTGCGCGTGGAGCTCGACGCCCGGGGGCTCGGTGGGCTGCCGCTGCTCTGGGGCAACCGCAACTGGGAGCCCTACGTCACCGACGTCCTGCGCGAGGCGCACGAGGCCGGGGCCCGCAAGGTGCTCACCGTCTTCACCAGCGCCTACTCCTCCTACTCCAGCTGCCGGCAGTACCGCGAGGACCTCGGGAAGTCGCTGCAGGCCCTGGCCGAGGAGGGGCGCGAACTCGAGGTCGACAAGATCCGCCACTACTTCAACCACCCGGCCTTCACCGGGGTCAACGCCCAGGCGGTCGCCGACGCCCTCGAGGACCTCCCCGCCGAGACGCGCACCGGGGCCCGGGTGGTCTTCGTCACCCACAGCATCCCGGACGCCATGAACGACGTCTCCGGGCCGCCGGCCGCGGGTGGCGGCGCCTACGTGCGCCAGCACGAGGCCGTGGCCGCCGAGGTCGCCCGCCAGGCCTCGCTGCGGGCCGGGCACGACCTGCCCTGGGACCTCGTGTACTGCTCCCGCAGCGGCCCGCCCACCCAGCCGTGGCTGGAACCCGACGTCAACGACCACCTGCGCGCCCTGCACGCCGACGGCGTACCGGGTGTCGTCGTGGCCCCGATCGGCTTCGTCAGCGACCACATGGAGGTCAAGTTCGACCTCGACACCGAGGCCGCGGAGACCGCCGAGGAGATCGGCCTGCCCTTCTCCCGCGCGGCCACCGTCGGGGCGCACGCGCAGTTCGTCGCCGGTCTCGTCGACCTCGTCGAGGAACGCGCCGAGGAGGCCCGGGGCGGGCACCCCGCCCGACCCACCAGCGGTGCCCTCGGGGCCTCGCACACGGTCTGCCCGGTCGACTGCTGCCGCAACCTGCGGGCCGCCCTGCCGGCGGCGACCGGTGAGGACTTCCGGGCCCCCGTCGTGGCCCACGGGTGA
- the sepH gene encoding septation protein SepH — protein MQDLRLVGVHDDGEHVVLVATDGSRYRLRVDEALRAAVRRDRARLGQLQIQMEAQLRPRDIQARIRAGETAEDVAAAGGLTLEHVRRYEGPVLAERAHVVGLARRTPYGRSSVAGSLDDVVVSRLSARAVDPEGARWDAWREDDGSWTVQCEFVAGGRGRVARWGFDASARVLSALDDEARWLSEEEPSEPGPLPARRLVSVNGEGRAGERVYDVEADGGVRTNQTDDLLDALDHQRGVRPESAQPPAPDNSGSAPHVDDLTADPPPAHPAASAPDELEDRTVLPGHEPGPVEAEEPAAGEPEAGEPEAVEPEPEPTPEPEPEIAAEAPVEKPAPRRRNRSAGRSGGSSGSKRSSVPSWDDIMFGTKKD, from the coding sequence ATGCAGGACCTGAGGCTCGTCGGGGTCCACGACGACGGGGAGCACGTCGTGCTCGTGGCGACCGACGGCAGCCGGTACCGGTTGCGGGTCGACGAGGCGTTGCGCGCGGCCGTGCGCCGTGATCGCGCCCGCCTGGGTCAGCTGCAGATCCAGATGGAGGCGCAGCTGCGGCCCCGCGACATCCAGGCCCGCATCCGGGCCGGGGAGACCGCCGAGGACGTGGCCGCCGCGGGTGGGCTGACGCTGGAGCACGTCCGCCGCTACGAGGGACCGGTCCTGGCGGAACGGGCCCACGTGGTCGGCCTCGCCCGGCGCACGCCGTACGGGCGTTCCTCGGTCGCGGGCAGCCTCGACGACGTCGTGGTCTCCCGCCTCTCCGCCCGGGCCGTCGACCCCGAGGGTGCCCGCTGGGACGCCTGGCGCGAGGACGACGGGTCCTGGACGGTGCAGTGCGAGTTCGTCGCCGGTGGCCGTGGCCGCGTCGCCCGCTGGGGGTTCGACGCGAGCGCCCGGGTGCTGTCCGCGCTCGACGACGAGGCCCGCTGGCTGAGCGAGGAGGAACCGAGCGAACCGGGGCCGCTGCCCGCCCGTCGGCTCGTCTCCGTCAACGGTGAGGGCCGCGCCGGCGAGCGCGTCTACGACGTCGAGGCCGACGGCGGGGTCCGGACCAACCAGACCGACGACCTGCTCGACGCCCTCGACCACCAGCGCGGGGTCCGCCCCGAGTCCGCGCAGCCACCGGCCCCCGACAACTCCGGATCGGCCCCGCACGTCGACGACCTGACCGCCGACCCGCCGCCGGCGCACCCCGCGGCCTCCGCCCCCGACGAGCTCGAGGACCGGACGGTCCTGCCCGGCCACGAGCCGGGACCCGTCGAAGCCGAGGAACCTGCGGCCGGGGAGCCTGAGGCCGGGGAACCCGAGGCCGTCGAACCGGAGCCGGAACCGACCCCGGAGCCCGAACCGGAGATCGCGGCGGAGGCTCCTGTCGAGAAACCCGCTCCCCGGCGCCGCAACCGCTCCGCCGGCCGCAGCGGCGGTTCCTCGGGCTCCAAGCGCTCGAGCGTCCCGAGCTGGGACGACATCATGTTCGGGACGAAGAAGGACTGA
- a CDS encoding DUF5998 family protein: MRERTDTREGTDLPARLLTDLERAGYYPTLVADSLRTAVAGEPVEFHLVHPETTFDANEVRRHVTVLATTPTRLVVAHADDHAPDETASEAYAICSTESVPLTRVHSVVVSQVVTRPADHRVGSTPAEVSLTLGWGALHRVDLEPASCPDPDCEADHGYTGSLTGDDLTVRIAGAAEGADAVAAALAFARALSAVTSR, translated from the coding sequence ATGCGCGAGCGCACCGACACCCGCGAGGGCACCGACCTCCCCGCCCGACTGCTCACCGACCTCGAGCGGGCCGGCTACTACCCGACCCTCGTCGCGGACAGCCTGCGCACCGCCGTCGCCGGCGAGCCGGTCGAGTTCCACCTCGTGCACCCGGAGACGACGTTCGACGCCAACGAGGTGCGACGCCACGTCACCGTCCTGGCCACGACCCCGACCCGCCTGGTCGTGGCGCACGCCGACGACCACGCCCCCGACGAGACCGCGAGCGAGGCCTACGCGATCTGCTCGACGGAGTCGGTCCCGCTGACGAGGGTGCACTCCGTCGTGGTCTCCCAGGTCGTCACCCGACCGGCCGACCACCGCGTCGGCAGCACCCCCGCGGAGGTCAGCCTGACGCTGGGATGGGGTGCGCTGCACCGCGTCGACCTCGAACCGGCGTCGTGCCCCGACCCCGACTGCGAGGCCGACCACGGCTACACCGGGTCCCTCACCGGCGACGACCTGACCGTCCGGATCGCCGGTGCGGCCGAGGGGGCCGACGCCGTCGCCGCCGCGCTCGCCTTCGCCCGCGCGCTGTCCGCCGTCACCTCGCGCTGA